A region from the Streptomyces lydicus genome encodes:
- a CDS encoding winged helix-turn-helix transcriptional regulator, with amino-acid sequence MPTPAQPRTFSIASIDAQRVEAALALIAPKWTTWTAQTLAQQGHHMRVRDVAAGLPFISEQLVGKRLAQMHADGLVTRTDGSHGAPYQLSALGESLSRVHRALSDWSQAHLSLGKVAGAERVEDAVRRLHLRHSTAVVQLLDEGGPMRFVDIAEEAGLDNGFTRYRLNRLQADGLVTRTGPRHGAPYVLTDAGRALGPVYSAVEHWSNPVAARSNAAPPTPVRAATRMHTSVPPGSDSIRTAAALRRSTAAPSTLFSHAPQPQPRVPAAVTAQSAPGRGR; translated from the coding sequence ATGCCCACCCCCGCACAGCCCCGCACCTTCTCCATCGCTTCGATCGACGCTCAGCGCGTCGAGGCTGCGCTGGCCCTGATAGCGCCGAAGTGGACCACCTGGACAGCGCAGACCCTGGCTCAGCAGGGCCATCACATGCGTGTGCGCGATGTCGCCGCCGGGCTCCCGTTCATCAGCGAGCAGCTCGTCGGTAAGCGGCTGGCCCAGATGCACGCTGACGGGCTGGTCACCCGTACCGACGGCAGCCACGGGGCTCCGTACCAGCTCAGCGCACTCGGCGAGTCGCTGTCTCGGGTGCACCGCGCTCTGTCGGACTGGTCCCAGGCTCACCTGTCGCTCGGCAAGGTGGCCGGAGCGGAACGGGTCGAGGACGCCGTGCGGCGTCTGCATCTTCGGCATTCGACCGCCGTGGTCCAGCTCCTTGATGAGGGCGGCCCCATGCGGTTTGTCGACATCGCCGAGGAGGCCGGTCTGGACAACGGCTTCACCCGGTATCGGCTCAACCGACTTCAGGCCGACGGTCTGGTCACCCGCACAGGCCCGCGCCACGGCGCCCCCTACGTCCTGACCGATGCCGGGCGTGCGCTGGGCCCCGTCTACTCGGCCGTCGAGCACTGGAGCAACCCCGTCGCCGCACGGAGCAACGCCGCACCTCCGACCCCCGTCAGGGCGGCCACGCGGATGCATACGAGCGTCCCGCCGGGATCGGACAGCATCCGGACCGCAGCGGCCCTACGCCGGAGCACCGCCGCGCCGAGCACCCTCTTCAGCCACGCCCCGCAGCCGCAACCGCGGGTGCCAGCGGCCGTGACCGCCCAGTCAGCCCCGGGTCGGGGTCGGTGA